The region GAGGGCGCCCACGGCAAAGACATCGGCGTGACCTTCTCCAAGCCCAAGATCGATCTGGATGAGATCCGCAAGTTCAAGGAAGGCGTGGTGAGCAAGCTTACCCAAGGCGTGGCCGGTATGGCCAAGCAGCGCAAGGTACAGGTGGTACAGGGCGTGGGCGAGTTTGTAAGCGACCACAAACTGAAAGTCACGCAGGACGGCAAGACCACCGAGGTGGAGTTTGAGCACGCGATTATCGCGGCGGGTTCTCTGCCGGTGAAGCTGCCGTTTATTCCCGAGGATGACCCGCGGGTGTGGGATTCCACCTCCGCTTTGGAGCTGCCCGAGGTGCCCAAAAAGCTGCTGGTGATCGGTGGCGGTATCATTGGTCTGGAAATGGCAACGGTGTACAAGGCCCTCGGCAGTACTGTGGATGTGGTGGAATTTATGGACCAGTTGATTCCGCCGGCGGACAAGGACCTGATGCAGGTGTACACCAAGTACAACAAAGACAACTTCAATATCATGCTGTCCACCAAGGTTACCGACGTGAAGGCCAACAAGACGGCCCTGAAGGTGAGCTTTGAGGGTAAGAATGCACCGGACAAAGACCAGAATTACGATGCGATTCTGGTGGCGGTGGGCCGCACGCCCAACGGCAAGAAAATCGGCGCCGACAAGGCGGGTGTCGAAGTGGATGAGCGCGGCTTTATCCACACCAACGAGAAGCTGCAGACCAATGTGCCGCACATTTACGCCATTGGCGACATCATCGGCCAGCCGATGCTGGCGCACAAGGCCAGCCACGAAGGACATGCCGCCGCCGAAGTGATTGCCGGCCACAAGATTGTGGAACCGCGCTGCATTCCCTCCATTGCCTACACCGATCCGGAAGTGGCCTGGGTGGGGCTGACCGAGAAAGAGGCGAAGGAGCAGGGCGTCGAGTATCGCACGGCGGTGTTCCCCTGGGCGGCCAGTGGCCGGGCCTTGGGCGCAGGTCGCAGCGAGGGCAAAACCAAGCTGATTTACCGCAAGGAGAACGATCAGTTGCTGGGTGCGGGGATTGTCGGCTTGAATGCCGGGGAGCTGCTGGGCGAGTTGGGCCTGGCGTTGGAGTTTGGCGCCTCGGCGGAAGATCTGGCGATGACGGTGCACGCGCATCCGACCCTGCACGAGACGGTGGGCCTGGCCGGGGAGTTGGCGGCCGGAACCATTACCGATCTGCCGAATCCGTTGGCGAAGAAGAAATAGGGGCGTCGCTTTATGGTTACGGCGGATAAGCCAAAGGCGCATCCGCCGTAACCTCACGCTAAATTACTTCTCAAACGCACTCACGGTCTGGATGCTGCCGTCTTCGTTGTGAATCAACTCGGCCATCTTGATGTTGCGCAGGTGCGTCTCACCGCCCGAGATCTCACAGTCGTGGTAGAACAGGTAGTACTTCCCGTCCTTCTCCACTACTGAGTGGTGGTTGGTCCAGCCCAATACCGGCTCCAGCATGATGCCCCGGTAGGTGAATGGCCCATAGGGACTGTCGCCAGTGGCGTAGGCGATGCAGTGCGTGTCGCCGGTGCTGTAGGAGAAGTAGTAGGTGTCCTGGAATTTGTGTACCCAGGGGCCTTCAAAATAGCGCCGGGCGTTGTCGCCGGTTTTCAGCGGTTCGCCATTTTCATCCAGCAGCAGAATATCCCGTGGCGCTTCGGCGAACTCGAGCATGTCGTCGCGCAGCCTGGCGACTTTCGGGCACAGGGCCGGCTCGTCGTCGGCGGGGTACTGATCCTGCTGGCTGAAGGTGCCGGTGGTCCAGCGCTGCAGTTGGCCACCCCAGATGCCGCCCCAGTACAGGTAGTAGTCGTCACCGTCCTTGTACACGGCGGGGTCGATACTGAAGCTGCCTTTGATGGGCTCGGGTTGCGGCTCAAAGGGGCCTTCCGGGCGATCACCGACGGCAACGCCCAGGCGGAACACATCGTCCGGATCTTTGGCGGGGAAGTAGAAGTAATACTTGCCGTCCTTCTCGGTGCAGTCCGGTGCCCACATCTGGCGGGCCGCCCAGGGGACATCTTTCACCGAGAGCGCCAGACCGTGGTCGGTCACCTCACCGAAGGGCTCATCCATGGAGAACACATGGTAGTCCTCCATACAAAAGTGGGAGCCATCATCATTGAACGGCACGCCGCCCTCTACGTCGTGAGAGGGGTAGATGTAGATTTTCCCCTCGAACACATGGGCTGATGGGTCAGCGGTGTACATGTGCGTCACCAATGGCGCCGAGGAGAACTTCTGCTGAGATTTAGGGTTGGTGTCGGTCACGTGATATCTCTCTTTTTGGTCAAACGTCTATAGGGTCAAACATCGAACGGAACAGGGCACCGGGCCGGATCACCAGTGCCATAAAGTTCCGTCTTCCAGTCGGTTAACGGGGAGGCTGGCCCGCTTGTAGGGGTACTTTGCCGCCTCGGTTTCGTCGATGTCCACACCGTGGCCGGGCACTTCTCCGGGTGTGAAAAAGCCGTCTTCGAATTGGTAGGCGCGGGTGAACACAGACTCCATCAGCTCGCTGTGGGGCATGTGCTCCTGCACGCCGAAATTGGGTACCCAGTAGTCAAAGTGCAGGGCGGCGCCCATACACACCGGAGACAGGTCGGTGGCGCCGTGGCTGCCGGTGCGCACGCCCCAGAGGCTGGCGAAGTCGGCGATGCGGCGCATCTGGGTAATACCGCCGGCGTGAACCACGCTGGTGCGGATGTAGTCGATCAGTTGGTTCTGGATCAGCTCCCGACAATCGTGAATGCTGTTGAAGATTTCACCCACTGCCAGCGGGGTAGTGGTGTGCTGGCGAAGCAACCGGAACATCTCCTGGTTTTCCGCCGGTACGGCGTCTTCCAGCCAGAACAGGTGGTAAGGCTCCAGTTCTTTGCCCAGGCGTGCCGCTTCGATAGGGGTCAGACGGTGGTGCACATCGTGCAACAGGTGCAGGTCCGGGCCGAATTCGCGGCGGATTTCCTCAAACACCCGGGGAATGAAATTCAGGTACTTGTGCGTGGACCAGCTCTCTTCCGAGGGCAGGTCGGCATCCGCCGGCTCGTACGCTTTACCGCCGGTGGGCACGCCGTAAGTCTTGTCGATGCCGGGAATGCCGCATTGTACACGAATGGCCTGGTACCCTTGCTTCCGGGCTTTTTCTACGGCTTTCAGTGTCGCTTCAATATCCTCGCCGTTGGCGTGGGTATAGGTCATGATCCGGTCGCGGCTGCGCCCCCCGAGGAGTTGATACAGGGGCATATTGGCGGCCTTTGCCTTGATGTCCCACAGGGCCACGTCCACCCCGGCCAAAGCGGTCATGCCCACCGGGCCACGGCGCCAGTAAGGGCCGCGATAGACAAACTGCCAGATATCTTCAATGCGTTGGGCATCCCGACCGATCAGCGCAGGCAGCACGTAGTCTTCCAGGTAGGAGACCACGGATTTTTCCCGGCCGTTCAGAGTGGCATCGCCAATGCCATAGAGGCCGTCTTCGGTGGTGATCTTCACGGTGACGAAGTTGCGGCCCGGGCAGGTCAGAATGACCTTGGCGTCTGTAATTTTCATATCCGTCCTATTCACTGGGATGGCTTATATCAATTGGGCGTTCTCAGACCGCGTGCTCAGCGACGCTGGCTCTGCGGTGGTCCGAGGTAGCTCGGCTTCAGACCACCGGTATCAATCATCAACTTCTGCAGCGTGACCGCCGGGTCAACCCGATAGATCCGCAGGGTGTGCAGACCCGGTTCGCGGATGGTATGGGTGCTCACCGAGCGGCGCACACCGTCGCTGACCGCGGTTTCCCAGGCCTCGTTGCTCAGGTCCTCCAGAATGTCCACGACCTGGGGCTCGGCATCGTCAAAGGCGATGGCATAGCGCAAACCCCGCCCCGGTACCAGGTCCAGGCTGGGGGCAAAGAGCCCGTGGACGTCGAACTCGCCGGTGCTGAAAAAGTAAATGTCGTACTCAACATAAGGGCTTTCGGCCGGATCTTCAAATTCGGTGTCCGTAATCGGGAAGGTGCTGATCGAAGATTGGGTACGCCCGTGTTGCGGAATCACCTCCCAGCGGTGCCCACTCCGGTCCATCTTACGATGGAAATTGCCGGCTTCAATGCTGACGTAGCCATTGGCCTCCACGAAACCTTCCACCTGCCTGGCCACGCGGGGCTCGGGCTTGAAGGTTTCCACTTGCACGCGGGCGCCGCCCCAGCCGGTGCCCTTCACAAACACGTGACCCTGATGGGAGCCGACCGGCGCCCGATTCCAGTCGATACTGACATCAAGGGCTACCAACTCGTTCACCGTGCCTTTGCGCTGGCTGACCTGAATCCACTCGTCGCTGGTTTCGGCGGTGAACTCGAAGGACGCGGTGCCTTTGTTGAACACCTCGATCCGGTAGCTCTCCGCGCCGTAAGGGCTGAAGGTGGGCAGCGCATAGGCACCCGGTACCGGCCAGGCCCGCTCCATGCCCTCGACCGCAACGCCCATGTCGGGCTTGCTGTGGGGTTGGTAGTCGTAAATCAGTGGCGCGGTATTCTCCGGCGGGTTGTTCCAGTGGGTGTAGCCGATGCGCGGTTGGGACATCATGTGATTCCATTTACCGTCGCTGATCTCGGTGTGGTAATGAGCCTCCAGCTCGGCGTCGTGCCGGAAGCGCTCCCGGGCAAGTTGACCGTAGTCATTGGCGTTGGCCCGGCCCTGCTCGGCAAACAACTGGTTGCGGGCCTGGTCGATGTACATACGGGTGATGTTGGCGCTGGCGCGTACCAAATGGCGCACCAACTGATCAAACGCATCGCGCCGCGCTTCGGGCAACTGCGCATAAATGGCGTTGGCCTGCTCGGTAAGCGCGGCCAGCTCCTGCTCGATGCGCTCGGCTTCGCGATAGTTCAGCAGGCTGTAAGTATCGGCACTCTGCTGTTCGGGTTTGCGGCGGCCATTGTGCCGGGTGTAGCCAGTGACCAACTCGGCGATGGGCTCGGCGAACTCGGCACCGAACTCCCGCTCGGCCCAGCGACGTCCGAATTCGGGCAGGCGCTCGCGGTTCCAGTACTCCGGGTCCCAGGCCATGCGCAGGAAAAATTCGGTGGGATACTCCATGGGTTTTATATCGCCCACATTGACGATCCAGATCCGGTCGGCCTCGTATTCCCGGGCCAGATTCATCTGCTCCCAGACTTTGGCGATCGGGGTCACGTTGATCCAGCGATAGGAGCGGGGTCCGCCCACATAATCGAAGTGGTAGTAAACACCGGCGCCGCCACTGCGGTCGCGCTCTTCCGGCGTCGGAAGGCGGCGAATATTGCCCCAGTTGTCGTCCGCCCACAGCAGAGTGACGTCGTCGGGTACGCGCATACCTTTTTCGTAGAAGTACTGCACTTCTTTATAGAGCGTCCAGACTTGGGGCACTTCTTCGATGGAGCGGTCATCAAAAACGTTTTGCAGAATCTCACGCTGGTCGGCAACGATACGCTCGAGCAGTTCGATATTCTGACCTTCGCTCATGGGGGTGTCGGCCTGGCCGCGCATGCCCAGGGTGTAAACGCCTTCGTAGGGTTTGTTGCGCTCGGCGCCGTCCACCCAGAATTCGTACAGGTTGTCCGGGTTGGTGGAGTATTCCCAGGGGCCTTCGCCGTAGCGGTTCCACTCTTTGTCGGCGCGCATCATCGGCTCGTGATGGGAGGTGCTCATCACAATGCCGTATTCGTCCGCCAGAATCATGTTCTGCTCATCGTCGTCGGCAAAGGCGTTGTTCCACATGGCGGGCCAGAGGAAGTTGCCTTTCAGGCGCAGAATCAGTTCGAACACATGTTCGTAGAATTCGTGGTTATAGTCGCCGTAGTTTTCCTGCACCCAACCGGTCAGGGCGGGGGCCTCATCATTGATGAAAATGCCCCGGTACTTTACCTTGGGTTGGTCCTGCAGGTTCAGGTGACCATCGATGTACAGGTAGTCGTGTTGCTGTGCGGGTACATCGGCGAACCAGTACCAGGGAGACACGCCGATTTCCTCGGAGACATCGTAGGTACCGTAGATCGCGCCGCGCTTGTTGGCGCCGGCAATCACCAGGGCTTTGCTCAGGCCGGGCAGGGGGTTTTCCACCACCTGCATGTGGTAGGCATCCCACTCGCCTTCAATACCGGAGACGTCCAGTTTGCCCGCCTCGACCAATTGCTGGATCAGCGCACTGCTGCCGAGGGTACCGATGATCACACCATGGCTGCCCAGCCCTTCGGCGCTGCGCACGATCTGTGGTTGCTTTCCCGTCACTCGCTGAATATCGGCCCGGAGGTCGCGCACCGCACGGCGAACGCCGGGGTCGTCATTGGGGTCGACGTAGAGGTTTGCGATGTGTTCCTTACCGACCAGGCTCAAGGCGTCCGCTGACGGGCTGTGGCTGACGTAGTCAGGCCCTTCCAGTGCCAGTGCCGCAGGTGCGGTTGCCAATAAGCCGCCGAGCATTGCGCCGGCCAGAGTTCGGGTTATCAACATATCTAAAATCACCAATCGAAAATAATGGGGATTGGCCGCTCAATTATCTTCTAGTCAAAGAAACAATAAGATTAAATGAGTCGACCCCGGATTACAAGGGGGCAAAGAGAATCAGGGCTGGGTAAGCACGCGGCCCCGGGCGTCGAATATCGGTCGTCTACTCTCTTGATCCCCTCTTTTCATGGTCAGGCGCCTCCCGGCCAACCGTTTTCTGGTTACGTAGCGCTCTCAGTCTTAAGTGAGCCTTTCTAGCAATAAATTGCTCCGATCGTCTTTAAAAGTGCCGTTATTGTTCTCCAAAATAGTCGCCATCAAAACAATGGTCTTACAATATTATTGCACACATGCATACAAGTATGTTGACTTGAGCAAATAGTCCATGCAACTATTTATGCGTCGCACTATTTGTCACCGGAATTCTCCGGTGTATTTCTAATAATTACGCTGTCCAGTCGTCTTTCCTGGCGTATCGCAAAGGCGTCCGGTGGCAGACAACGAAGAGGAGGAGCCAGCGGTAACGGTGGCTCTCGCAAATAATGAAAACGACCCCTTTTGATTCCCACAAGCACTCTGTCGAAACTGATCGTGTCAGTCCTGACTTCTTCCGGCGCTCTCTGTTGGCGGCGGCCATCATGACCTGCACATCGCCAGTATTGGCGCAAAGTGCGGATGAGGCGGACGCCGCTGCCGGGGGGCAACCGGCCCAAGGCACCAATGGTATGCCCCTCGAAGAAATCATGGTGACCGGGCAGCGCAGTTCACTTGAAAGTGCGTTGGAGCTCAAGCGCGCCTCGGATACTGTGGCCGACCTGATTGTGCTGGATGAGGCGGGTAAGGTACCCAGCACCTCACTGCTTGAGATTCTGGAGCGCTCCCCCGGTGTGACAATGAACCGGATTCGCGCCGGTGCCGAGGGCTCGCCGGATGGTTTTGCCTTCGAGGGGTCGGGCATTCAGGTGCGCGGTCTGAACAAGACGAAAACCCTGATCAATGGGCGGGAAGTGTTTTCCGCGAATGGCGGCTCTGGCCTCAGTTGGGCGGATGTCGGGCCTGAGCTCCTGTCGGCGGTCACTGTCTATAAGGCGAGCCGGGCGGACCTGATTGAAGGTGGGGTGTCCGGTACGGTCAATCTGCAGACCCACATGCCATTCGATTTTGATGGCTTTGAGGCCAATGCGGCACTTTCCGGCAGTTATGGTGACTTCTCCGATGAGGTTACGCCGGCAGCCTCGGGTATGGTGTCGAACCGGTTTGACACAGAAATCGGTGAGTTCGGTGTTCTGCTGGATGTGGCGTACTCGAAAATTGCCTCTCACGACAGCAACATCATCGTTCCGCCTTACTACGCGACCGAATATGAAGGCGAGCGGGTCTACGCGCCCGGCGGCGTGCGCTACACCCAGGACCAGTTTGAGCGCGTTCGCAACGGTTATTATGGTGCCCTTCAGTGGCGGCCGAACGATAATCTGGAACTGTTCCACACCACGTTCATTTCCGAGCGTGAAAGCGACCGTGACAGCCAGATTCTGGCGCTGGAGCCCGGCGCCCCGGTGGGTGTCATGGACGGTGCGGTTTTTGACGATGGCGTGTTCGTCCGGGGGGCGATCTCCAGCCCGAATCTGACGTCGGGCCTCAATGTATCGCCGAACTCGAGTTTTACGCCCTCCTTCAGCCGTACCGCCGACTACAGCACCGGCTTCAAGTATGAGGAAGATACCTGGGACCTGAGCGGTAGTTACCAGTTTGTTGAAGCTGAATCGCGTTCGGGCAAGTACAGCCTTGGCAGTACCGTGCTTCCGGCAATCGCCCAAACCAACCTGGACATGTCAGGCGACCGGCCGGCGGCCAGCTTCGAGACTCCGCTGTCGACCGACCCTGCGGATACCGGGCTCTCCCGGATCAACTGGCTGGATATGGAAAACGAAGGCGAAGCGCATGCCTTCCAGTTGGACGCGAACTTCGATATCGGCGACGGCTTCTTCAAGAAACTGGCCGTTGGCGGACGGGTTGCAGACCGTGAGGAGTCCGATAGCTTTGTCGGTACCTGGTGGTCCGCAACCGGGCGTGACTGGAATGGCGTGCCCCGGCCTTACGTAAACACCGCCCCGGATGGCGACTTTTACCTTGAGGAGTTTTCGGACTTCTTTAAAGGGGATGTGCCGCCGCTCGGCGGTGTCTGGGTCGGTAGCGATCAGGTGAACGCCTCCGAGCAGTTCGATCGCGTTTACGATACCTACCTGGCCTGTGGCCCCGATCTCCACTATCAGTGCACTGACCCGGCGGCCACTACCTACCTCTACAGTAACGAAGACACGCTTCGCAACCGGAATTTTGACCAGTTGCCTTCGTTCTATGAAACGAAGCACAAGACACAGTCCGTCTATGCCATGTTGGGCTTCGCGAACGAGGGTGACAGCTGGTTTACCCGCTTCAGCGGTAATGTCGGTCTGCGTTGGGTCAATTATGATATCGAAAGCCAGGGTAACTTCACCTTCAGCGGCGGCGCGCGCTATTACGCCAGTCTGTCCGATGCGGAAGACTCCGTTGAAGCCATGGGTGGTATCGAAAATGTCGCCGCGTGGCAGGAGGAAAACGAGGGGGAACAGCCACCGCTGACTCAGGAGAGCGTAGGCTATGAGACGGAACGAGCGGGAAGTCTGGAAAAAGATTACTTCCTGCCCTCGTTGAACATCAAGTTCGAGCCGGCTGAGAACTGGGTTGCCCGTTACGCGCTGACCCGAACGCTG is a window of Marinimicrobium sp. C6131 DNA encoding:
- the lpdA gene encoding dihydrolipoyl dehydrogenase — its product is MADTLKTQVLVLGGGVGGYSAAFRAADLGLDAVLVERYPSLGGVCLNVGCIPSKAMLHVAQVINEGAHGKDIGVTFSKPKIDLDEIRKFKEGVVSKLTQGVAGMAKQRKVQVVQGVGEFVSDHKLKVTQDGKTTEVEFEHAIIAAGSLPVKLPFIPEDDPRVWDSTSALELPEVPKKLLVIGGGIIGLEMATVYKALGSTVDVVEFMDQLIPPADKDLMQVYTKYNKDNFNIMLSTKVTDVKANKTALKVSFEGKNAPDKDQNYDAILVAVGRTPNGKKIGADKAGVEVDERGFIHTNEKLQTNVPHIYAIGDIIGQPMLAHKASHEGHAAAEVIAGHKIVEPRCIPSIAYTDPEVAWVGLTEKEAKEQGVEYRTAVFPWAASGRALGAGRSEGKTKLIYRKENDQLLGAGIVGLNAGELLGELGLALEFGASAEDLAMTVHAHPTLHETVGLAGELAAGTITDLPNPLAKKK
- a CDS encoding glycoside hydrolase family 43 protein, yielding MYTADPSAHVFEGKIYIYPSHDVEGGVPFNDDGSHFCMEDYHVFSMDEPFGEVTDHGLALSVKDVPWAARQMWAPDCTEKDGKYYFYFPAKDPDDVFRLGVAVGDRPEGPFEPQPEPIKGSFSIDPAVYKDGDDYYLYWGGIWGGQLQRWTTGTFSQQDQYPADDEPALCPKVARLRDDMLEFAEAPRDILLLDENGEPLKTGDNARRYFEGPWVHKFQDTYYFSYSTGDTHCIAYATGDSPYGPFTYRGIMLEPVLGWTNHHSVVEKDGKYYLFYHDCEISGGETHLRNIKMAELIHNEDGSIQTVSAFEK
- the manD gene encoding D-mannonate dehydratase ManD, which produces MKITDAKVILTCPGRNFVTVKITTEDGLYGIGDATLNGREKSVVSYLEDYVLPALIGRDAQRIEDIWQFVYRGPYWRRGPVGMTALAGVDVALWDIKAKAANMPLYQLLGGRSRDRIMTYTHANGEDIEATLKAVEKARKQGYQAIRVQCGIPGIDKTYGVPTGGKAYEPADADLPSEESWSTHKYLNFIPRVFEEIRREFGPDLHLLHDVHHRLTPIEAARLGKELEPYHLFWLEDAVPAENQEMFRLLRQHTTTPLAVGEIFNSIHDCRELIQNQLIDYIRTSVVHAGGITQMRRIADFASLWGVRTGSHGATDLSPVCMGAALHFDYWVPNFGVQEHMPHSELMESVFTRAYQFEDGFFTPGEVPGHGVDIDETEAAKYPYKRASLPVNRLEDGTLWHW
- a CDS encoding glycosyl hydrolase 115 family protein yields the protein MLITRTLAGAMLGGLLATAPAALALEGPDYVSHSPSADALSLVGKEHIANLYVDPNDDPGVRRAVRDLRADIQRVTGKQPQIVRSAEGLGSHGVIIGTLGSSALIQQLVEAGKLDVSGIEGEWDAYHMQVVENPLPGLSKALVIAGANKRGAIYGTYDVSEEIGVSPWYWFADVPAQQHDYLYIDGHLNLQDQPKVKYRGIFINDEAPALTGWVQENYGDYNHEFYEHVFELILRLKGNFLWPAMWNNAFADDDEQNMILADEYGIVMSTSHHEPMMRADKEWNRYGEGPWEYSTNPDNLYEFWVDGAERNKPYEGVYTLGMRGQADTPMSEGQNIELLERIVADQREILQNVFDDRSIEEVPQVWTLYKEVQYFYEKGMRVPDDVTLLWADDNWGNIRRLPTPEERDRSGGAGVYYHFDYVGGPRSYRWINVTPIAKVWEQMNLAREYEADRIWIVNVGDIKPMEYPTEFFLRMAWDPEYWNRERLPEFGRRWAEREFGAEFAEPIAELVTGYTRHNGRRKPEQQSADTYSLLNYREAERIEQELAALTEQANAIYAQLPEARRDAFDQLVRHLVRASANITRMYIDQARNQLFAEQGRANANDYGQLARERFRHDAELEAHYHTEISDGKWNHMMSQPRIGYTHWNNPPENTAPLIYDYQPHSKPDMGVAVEGMERAWPVPGAYALPTFSPYGAESYRIEVFNKGTASFEFTAETSDEWIQVSQRKGTVNELVALDVSIDWNRAPVGSHQGHVFVKGTGWGGARVQVETFKPEPRVARQVEGFVEANGYVSIEAGNFHRKMDRSGHRWEVIPQHGRTQSSISTFPITDTEFEDPAESPYVEYDIYFFSTGEFDVHGLFAPSLDLVPGRGLRYAIAFDDAEPQVVDILEDLSNEAWETAVSDGVRRSVSTHTIREPGLHTLRIYRVDPAVTLQKLMIDTGGLKPSYLGPPQSQRR
- a CDS encoding TonB-dependent receptor: MKTTPFDSHKHSVETDRVSPDFFRRSLLAAAIMTCTSPVLAQSADEADAAAGGQPAQGTNGMPLEEIMVTGQRSSLESALELKRASDTVADLIVLDEAGKVPSTSLLEILERSPGVTMNRIRAGAEGSPDGFAFEGSGIQVRGLNKTKTLINGREVFSANGGSGLSWADVGPELLSAVTVYKASRADLIEGGVSGTVNLQTHMPFDFDGFEANAALSGSYGDFSDEVTPAASGMVSNRFDTEIGEFGVLLDVAYSKIASHDSNIIVPPYYATEYEGERVYAPGGVRYTQDQFERVRNGYYGALQWRPNDNLELFHTTFISERESDRDSQILALEPGAPVGVMDGAVFDDGVFVRGAISSPNLTSGLNVSPNSSFTPSFSRTADYSTGFKYEEDTWDLSGSYQFVEAESRSGKYSLGSTVLPAIAQTNLDMSGDRPAASFETPLSTDPADTGLSRINWLDMENEGEAHAFQLDANFDIGDGFFKKLAVGGRVADREESDSFVGTWWSATGRDWNGVPRPYVNTAPDGDFYLEEFSDFFKGDVPPLGGVWVGSDQVNASEQFDRVYDTYLACGPDLHYQCTDPAATTYLYSNEDTLRNRNFDQLPSFYETKHKTQSVYAMLGFANEGDSWFTRFSGNVGLRWVNYDIESQGNFTFSGGARYYASLSDAEDSVEAMGGIENVAAWQEENEGEQPPLTQESVGYETERAGSLEKDYFLPSLNIKFEPAENWVARYALTRTLTPPRYPDIRAQGTAGIQTTENPINDELEAQYPDEDVSIPAIFSGYTNTTGNPFLEPEISLNHDISLEWYPRKGSSVYMSLFHKTIDNYITFNNFSAPASDFFAEENYPQSAPADGGSSTFLNGPVSSRTNFNAEEDTIISGFELGGRTYFDNLPGWLSGFGVDANVTYIDNDSPDAFALDINGDELSVPVIGLSEWSYSTTLLYDWDKFSARLAWNWRDRYLTTTNDSGTTNVYTDPFSGEQVQFGLPVYAAASGRLDGSISYQLTDSVNVKLNVQNITDEDQRTEMEILDGRYVDRGVFVTDRRISLHVGVDF